In the Flavisolibacter tropicus genome, one interval contains:
- a CDS encoding GNAT family N-acetyltransferase, which translates to MLTNVQIRPIQLNDNPGIAQVIRTTLEEFGANKPGTVYFDNSTDHLFELFQVPGAIYHVAVLDGEIIGGGGIYPTEGLPTDTCELVKMYVLKKVRGIGLGRALIQKSLDYAKEAGYKNVYLETMPELQQALATYQKFGFEYINQPLGNSGHFGCDLWMLKEL; encoded by the coding sequence ACCCATTCAATTAAATGATAACCCTGGCATTGCACAGGTTATTCGAACTACCCTGGAAGAATTTGGTGCCAATAAACCAGGTACGGTTTACTTTGATAATAGCACCGATCATCTCTTTGAACTGTTTCAGGTGCCAGGTGCTATTTACCATGTAGCAGTACTTGATGGCGAGATTATCGGTGGCGGTGGCATCTACCCCACGGAGGGCCTACCCACCGATACATGTGAACTAGTAAAAATGTATGTGCTTAAAAAAGTAAGAGGCATTGGTCTGGGACGGGCTCTTATTCAAAAAAGCTTAGACTATGCGAAAGAGGCTGGTTATAAAAATGTGTATTTAGAAACAATGCCTGAACTGCAGCAAGCATTGGCCACCTATCAAAAGTTTGGCTTTGAGTATATCAACCAGCCATTGGGCAATTCCGGCCATTTTGGTTGCGACTTGTGGATGTTGAAAGAGCTGTAA